Proteins encoded by one window of Cyclobacteriaceae bacterium:
- a CDS encoding ABC transporter ATP-binding protein, with protein MVIINDLGFRYSKKIQPLFHELNCELTSGSIVGLLGKNGAGKTTLLKLMIGLLRPTEGTVRIMDQQPAEREPSLLQDMYFLPEEFHHPSVTIRQYVKANSGFYPRFDQELLKRLITDFELPENKRLNELSYGQKKKFLISFALSTKCRLLVLDEPTNGLDIPSKSIFRRVMAGSLDSDQLVIISTHQVRDVENLIDRVLMLEQGKFIMQKNIYEIASKLHFATTSSPEGEHILYREMVPGGYKVITSQTDGSSSVDIELLFNAISHGTEKMREYVK; from the coding sequence ATGGTTATTATCAACGACTTAGGATTTAGGTACTCCAAAAAAATACAGCCACTCTTCCACGAACTGAACTGTGAACTCACTTCCGGTAGCATTGTGGGGCTGTTGGGTAAAAACGGAGCCGGCAAAACAACTTTGCTGAAACTGATGATTGGATTGCTGCGGCCAACGGAGGGAACGGTGCGCATTATGGATCAGCAACCAGCTGAACGCGAGCCATCACTGCTGCAGGATATGTATTTCCTGCCCGAAGAATTTCATCATCCCAGTGTTACCATCAGGCAATATGTAAAGGCGAATTCCGGATTCTATCCACGCTTTGATCAGGAACTGCTCAAGCGTTTAATCACCGACTTTGAACTACCCGAAAACAAACGCCTGAATGAACTTTCCTACGGTCAGAAAAAGAAATTCCTCATCTCGTTTGCGCTATCTACCAAATGCCGGCTACTGGTTTTAGATGAACCGACCAACGGATTGGATATACCTTCCAAGTCAATTTTCAGAAGAGTGATGGCGGGCTCGTTGGATTCGGATCAGCTGGTGATCATATCCACGCACCAGGTTCGCGATGTGGAAAACCTGATCGACAGGGTACTCATGCTCGAGCAGGGAAAATTCATCATGCAGAAAAACATCTATGAGATCGCGTCAAAACTGCATTTCGCCACCACGTCATCACCTGAAGGTGAGCATATTCTGTACCGCGAGATGGTGCCCGGTGGTTACAAAGTGATTACATCACAAACAGACGGAAGTTCTTCCGTTGACATTGAATTATTGTTCAATGCGATTTCCCATGGAACCGAAAAAATGAGAGAATATGTCAAATAA